The Camelina sativa cultivar DH55 chromosome 14, Cs, whole genome shotgun sequence genome includes a window with the following:
- the LOC104739903 gene encoding protein HOTHEAD-like has translation MLDRFWSWRLFVALSLFIHSPICSSDKAPNYSFMRNATGSPKTSYYDYIIIGGGTAGCPLAATLSQNASVLLLERGGAPYDNPNITRLSSFGAALSDLSEASPSQRFVSEDGVINARARVLGGGSALNAGFYTRAGTKYVRNMGWDGALANESYQWVEAKVAFQPPMGPWQTAVRDGLLEAGIVPNNGFTYDHINGTKFGGTIFDHNGHRHTAADLLEYADPKGITVLLHATVHRILFRTRGTTKPIANGVVYRDQTGQAHRAYLKEGALNEIILSAGTLGSPQLLMLSGVGPSAQLQAQNITVVMDQPQVGQGMHDNPMNAVFIPSPVPVEVSLIEVVGITGEGTYVEAAGGENFGGGGGGSSGSSTRDYYAMFSPRATLLESNSMTKLSSAQPFQGGFLLEKVMGPLSTGHLELKTRNPKDNPVVTFNYFQHPDDLKRCIRGIQTIERVVQSKAFSRYKYADMPFEYLLNLTASTPVNLRPPRSGPGASLPPSAEEFCQHTVTTIWHYHGGCVVGKVVDGDYKVIGIDRLRVIDMSTVGYCPGTNPQATVMMLGRYMGVKILKERFTKK, from the exons atgTTGGATAGATTTTGGTCATGGAGATTGTTTGTTGCTCTCTCACTTTTCATCCATTCTCCAATTTGTTCTTCTGACAAAG CTCCAAACTACTCCTTCATGCGGAACGCCACAGGAAGTCCGAAGACGTCGTACTACGACTACATTATCATCGGTGGTGGGACCGCCGGGTGCCCTCTAGCCGCAACGCTGTCTCAAAACGCTAGCGTTTTACTGCTCGAACGCGGTGGCGCACCGTACGACAACCCCAATATCACGAGGCTCTCGTCTTTCGGAGCCGCTCTCTCTGACTTGTCTGAGGCCTCACCATCTCAGCGTTTTGTATCGGAGGACGGCGTCATTAACGCACGTGCTCGAGTTCTCGGTGGCGGAAGCGCTCTCAACGCCGGCTTCTACACACGTGCCGGCACCAAATACGTTAG GAACATGGGTTGGGACGGAGCGCTAGCGAACGAGTCGTACCAGTGGGTAGAAGCTAAAGTGGCCTTTCAGCCTCCGATGGGGCCGTGGCAAACCGCCGTGAGAGACGGCTTATTGGAGGCTGGGATTGTCCCTAACAATGGTTTCACTTATGATCACATCAATGGCACCAAATTTGGCGGTACTATTTTTGACCACAATGGCCATAGACACACCGCCGCCGATTTGTTAGAGTACGCCGATCCCAAGGGTATTACCGTTCTTTTGCATGCTACTGTCCACCGGATCTTGTTTCGAACTCGAG GTACCACCAAGCCAATAGCTAACGGAGTTGTTTACCGAGACCAGACCGGTCAGGCCCACCGAGCTTACCTAAAGGAAGGCGCATTGAACGAGATCATCCTATCGGCCGGAACCCTAGGGAGCCCACAACTTCTGATGCTAAGTGGTGTTGGTCCATCAGCTCAACTACAGGCACAAAATATCACGGTGGTGATGGACCAGCCTCAAGTGGGCCAAGGCATGCACGATAACCCTATGAACGCCGTGTTCATCCCCTCTCCGGTCCCGGTCGAGGTCTCACTCATCGAGGTTGTCGGGATTACCGGCGAAGGAACATATGTGGAAGCCGCCGGTGGTGAGAATTTTGGCGGAGGTGGCGGTGGTTCTAGTGGATCATCTACTAGAGACTACTACGCAATGTTTTCACCAAGGGCAACACTACTAGAGTCAAATTCAATGACCAAATTATCATCAGCCCAACCTTTTCAAGGAGGCTTCCTTTTGGAGAAAGTAATGGGCCCACTATCAACGGGTCATTTAGAACTCAAGACACGAAATCCGAAAGATAATCCGGTCGTAACTTTCAACTATTTCCAACATCCGGACGACCTTAAACGTTGCATTCGAGGGATCCAAACTATAGAGAGGGTCGTACAATCTAAGGCATTTTCTAGGTATAAGTATGCGGATATGCCGTTTGAGTATTTGCTTAACCTCACGGCGAGTACTCCAGTCAATCTAAGGCCGCCGAGAAGTGGTCCTGGAGCCTCGTTGCCTCCATCAGCTGAGGAATTTTGTCAGCATACAGTTACAACTATTTGGCATTACCATGGAGGATGTGTTGTGGGTAAAGTAGTCGATGGGGATTATAAAGTTATTGGTATCGACCGACTCAGAGTCATTGATATGTCGACCGTTGGTTATTGTCCCGGGACAAACCCTCAAGCCACCGTTATGATGCTTGGCAG GTATATGGGTGTGAAGATCTTGAAAGAGAGATTCACCAAAAAGTAG